From a single Microbacterium murale genomic region:
- a CDS encoding PadR family transcriptional regulator codes for MHLRHAILGLLDIAPQSGYDLGRAFAGSVAHFWHADQSQIYRTIDRLEADGAVETELIVQTGRPDRRVHALTDAGRAELHGWLRSPIEAVLPKEPFLARLFFAEPLGVEGVLALIDERTEAVRAERDQLAQIPRSAQGLGAVLRTATLDAGLRVADAELSWLADVRESVMKELP; via the coding sequence ATGCATCTGCGCCACGCCATCCTCGGCCTGCTCGACATCGCACCCCAGAGCGGTTACGACCTCGGCCGTGCATTCGCCGGGTCAGTCGCACATTTCTGGCACGCCGACCAATCGCAGATCTACCGCACCATCGACCGGCTCGAGGCCGACGGCGCCGTGGAGACCGAGCTGATCGTTCAGACCGGACGTCCCGATCGCCGGGTGCATGCGCTGACCGACGCCGGACGTGCGGAGCTGCATGGCTGGCTGCGCTCGCCGATCGAGGCAGTCCTGCCCAAAGAGCCCTTCCTCGCCCGACTCTTCTTCGCTGAGCCGCTCGGAGTAGAGGGCGTGCTCGCGCTGATCGATGAGCGGACGGAAGCCGTCCGAGCAGAGCGCGACCAGCTCGCGCAGATTCCGAGGTCGGCACAGGGACTCGGCGCCGTGCTGCGCACAGCGACCCTCGACGCGGGGCTGCGGGTGGCAGACGCCGAGCTCTCCTGGCTCGCCGATGTGCGGGAATCCGTGATGAAGGAGCTGCCATGA